CAGGACTGTACTGCCGCAGCAGGAGTGTACACTGTAGATGATGGACTGGGCCCCTGTGGTGGTAGGGGTGGTGTTGTTCGTGGTGCTCTCGCCGGGGCTGCTGTTCGAGCTGCCGGGGACGTATGGGAGGATCGACTTCGGCGGCCTCCGCACCACGGGCAAGTCCATCTTCGTCCACACCCTTGTCTTCTTCACCATCTTCGCCGTCATCATCCTCGGGTTCGAAGTCCACATCTACACCGGCGCCTAGCTAGCTGCATATGCATTACATGCCTGTGTGCCTTACCTAATGAAGCACCTCTCGCCAACGTTGCCACTCCGATCAGCATGCGCCCTGTTTCATATGCGTGTGGTTAATTGATTAGTCAAGGTGGGCACGTACTACCTCCGATCCAAAATAGTTGCGCAGTTTCGAATTAAGGTTAATTCAATCTTAATTTAAACATGTGACACTTATTATGAATCAAAGTGAGTAGTTTATTACTATCTCTGTAACGTCTTATATTAAATTACACAGAACGTGGATACTGTAAAGTAGTTCAGCGAACTGCATCTTATTGTTCAGCCTGTACCAAGCAATCAAAGTCTTAATTAACATACAGCTTCTCATGACCTTTCGTTGGATTCATCAACATCGGCATAGTTTCGTTTCATTTGGTCTTTTGTCATAGGGTTTGTGGTACATCATGGACGATCCATTTTGATGACCTCGGACTTTATACTCCATCCGTCCAAAAAAGCTTGTCCCttatatggatgtatctaacatcaaattagtgctagatacatccattcgagaaacaagcttgggacaagcttttccAGACGGAGGAAGTATTTATGTAAGTTGTTTCATAGGTGCTAGGCTTTGGATGGCATCGGTTAATAACCAATACAGTCTTTCTAAATCTCAGTCAACTGAGATTTCATTATATCTCAGTAGATGCTATATTCATAAGATCTGACATTGAGATCCGTGCatatttttctttcttctttcttaaatgttatgtcacttgactgagacctagccacactcTAACCAGTAatatatggttgtgtgcatcactcGATGCAGAGGCCGAGATTTATTACCTTTTTTCAAGGAGAAATAAATAGAAACATACTAAAATAAGTTGGAGGACCATGTAACGCTGGCCATTCAAAATGAAACACATTGGCGTTATTTTTCTAAAACACTCACGCAACTCAAATATACAGTCATAGAGAGATTACAAACTAAATATATGTCATATATTTAGTTTGTAGATGCAAACTTGGAGAGCAAGTGAAAAGTTCTCCATTAATCTTGATCAATTACGTGTTTTTTACACAAATATAATAGAGATTACTTCCCCATTCTATTGGCTTTTCTTCTTTATTTGTGCTACTAGATGACCTGTTGTGCTATTGACGCACATACCAACTGCAACCCAGAAAGTAAGTGAATTATATGAGGTATTTTCCCTAAATTGTCTACAACATTGGAATACGCTTGTAATACTACGTTTATACAGCTGTCCTTCGTGCTCGGCATAAGCGTTAGGTTGGCGAATGATGCGCCAGGCCTCCGGCACGTCCTTGGTAACTCCTTCCATTAGATGTAGGCCAGGATGGGCCCGATCCATGTTGGGATAACCACGCGGTCTCGTAGCCACGTGACTGGTTGTGGCCTCTCAGTCAGAGAGGAGTGATCCACCCGAATTCACCCTGGTTTTGGATGCTGTTGGGCTGGCCGGTTGGTTTGCTTACCTTGGTTCGCGGCCCTTCCATGCTTCCTTGGTTGTTCGGTATAAGGTTGTCATGTGATTCATGGGTCAAATTAGCGTCTAATGGCGTGGTGGGCCGGCCATTTCCCTGCTTCTGGTTTACCTCCTTTTGCTCGGCTCTTGCCCGGGTGGAAGCCTGGTCGTTCCGTAAGGTTGCCTTTCAGATATCATTTACACGtgcctaactctcttcctatgatTTGGCCCGCTACGTCATCCACAAAGACAAATTGCAGCCACGAAGCAAATCAACTGTGAGGCCCGATCTGCTACAACTACAACACAATGCTATGTAATGGTATGCCAAATTAATATTGCACCATGGCATACCATAGGGGGGCGTCTGGTTCCTCACACGCAAGCTGCGTTTCATAAAATCTTTCATGAAGTCATCGTTCGTCGGGGCAATTGGTCAAGGAGCGTCACATGACTACATGCCGGCCAAGGTAACACCAAACCGGACAAAGCAAGCAACATGGCTTTGACCCGAACTAATTACAGCCGAAAATTACGTGAACTATTTTAGCTACCTTTTTACCCCGCATAAATAGGTCTATTTGAATACAGTTGTATGGCAAAATGGTAACAACCTTTCCTGTTTTCTGAAGACTGCAAGCCGAACACACCCAAACAACTTTGATAGACACGTCTGGGCTAGCTCTTGCCTCTTGGCCCGTATATGATGACCTGGCATGTGATGAGACTCTTCCGCATGGCTATGTCAGCTTGATACGGTTGCCAGAGGGCTTGTTGGGAAGTCAATCGTCAGCCTGCTTTGAATGGACATCCAGGGTTTACCTACATAAAGAACCTCGCACAGATGGGTGTCCTAAGGGCGTGCTTTGGGAGGTGAGCCCGACCTTTGATCGCTGCGGTCTGGATGGGCAGTGTGTTTTGGCACCCCTGACTGGAAAACCTATGAACAACATATCTTATGAGCGATCCGGACAGGGGCAAAAAACAGATGCAACCAGAATTTAGGTGAACTACTTGAAGGACGTTCTTCGTAGATTGTGTGCAACTGATCATGTTTCTATTGGTTTGTATTTGCCTTGCATTTACTAATGACATACAATGATGATCGATTCACATATCTTTCTTTGGTAATACATAAGTTGTTTGCTTGAGGAGGTGGATTGATGTAACGCCTGGATATTTGAGCTACAATAAAActtctgctaatgatgccacgtcacctccgtcacATGCTAATCACGTGTTAGTTCAAAAcgtttcaaatttaaatttgaattaatGACAAACaaccaaagttttcaaacattaaaaaaatgttcggaatgtgacttaattaagtttactaaattaggtacaacctatgtattttttcaaaaattaaaatgttaggtaaataaagagaaaacagaaaagaaaataaagaaaaagggaatagatcaaaaacagaaaacaaactaacaaaaaaatgaAAGGGAAACCCCCTCCCCCTCACTAGGCTTCGGCCCAGCTCacagcaggccggcccacctagCCCAACCGGCCGGCCCCACCCCCACTCACATTATCCCCTCACCTATCGAAACCCAAACCGCACACCCGCACTCCCCTCCCCCCacgtccctctccccctccccgatccagatcggatcggggaaCGAACCCCCACGTCGCCCCGACCCCGTCGACGATCCCCGCCGCCTCGCTGTCCTCCTCCTCGACACCTCGCTGGAGCTGCCCCGCCGTCCTcgccatcatcgtcgtcgtccCCATCTTCCTCCCTGAGCCCCACTGCCCCGTGCCCTACAGCCCCGCGGTGAGGctccggcctcctctctccctcgccccgcgTGCTCACCGTGCGCCGTCCGCCCCCGTCTCTGCTCCTGCGCCCCACCGtggccatcgcccgcgcgcgccctGGCCGCGCGCCCGCATCGGCCAAGCCCCGCCTTGCCCCCGTCGTGCCCACTCCCGCAGCCCCGCTACTGCCGCGCCCTGCTCGTCGTCGCTTGTTGCTCGCCCATCGTGGCCACGCTCACCGCCATCTCGCGTGTGCCCGCTCGCTCGTGGCCTCGGCCACCACGCCTGCAGCCCCCACCGCGCGCACCCGCAGTCGCCCGCGACCtgctgctgctgcactgctccGCCGCGCCGCGCCTGCTCTGCAGCCCCGCAGCGCCCACACGAGCCCCTGCTCGGCGGCCAGCGCGCGTCCGCCGCTGTGCCCGCGCTCGCCGCCCGCCCGCGCGCCACGCCGCTCCCCTCGCCGCctgcgccgtgctcgtcgtcgtcCCCTGCCCGGCGCCACTCCGGCCTCCTCGCTGCCCGCCTGCGTCGCTGTCGTTGGCGCCGGCGTTCGCCTCTGGCCTCGCCCCACTGCGCCCAATCGGGCGCTCAAACCGCGCCCGTAACCCGTCGCCCGCGCACCCGTTAGCCCGACCTGTCGTGGCCTTGGGCCGCTGCCAAACGGGGCCCAGACCCTATAACGAATTTATAAAAAAGAAGAATTTAAAAATAATTAGTTAAATagataattaacttaattaagtctgataaattaacctaattaacctaattaactactgttaattaactaaaccgtcaatgacatgcgggacccacacgtcagcgacctagtcaacacctctgttgactgctaacgtcatgctgatgcaataatgctattttcgaattaatttaataataataatttaaaaattgattaaatctttaaaaattaatataaaataatctataactcggatggaaaaactgtgtacatgaaagttgctcagaacgacgagacgaatccggatacgcagtcgttcgtccgccacacatccctagcatagcgaacacgcaatttTCCCCCTCCCGTTCAtgtgtccgaaaatgcgaaacaccgggaatactttcccggatgtttccccccttcgccgatatcaccttctaccgtgttagggcacacctggcaccatTACTTGTCATGGCATGCAtcaatatgcatctgtttgcattgtattcattgtttcttccccctcttctctccggtagactactaGACTCACGCCGCTGATGGTGCCCCAATCGGCTACGTTGTTGacaacccctccttgccagagcaaccaggcaagccccccccccttgatcaacccgatatcgcctattccttctctctactgcttgcattagagtagggtagcatgttactgctttcggttaatcctattctgttgcatagcctgtctttgccactactgttgttacctttacctgcaatcctaaatgccgagtataggatgctagtattccatcagtggccctacattcttgtccgtctgccatgctatactatcgggccatgatcactcgggaggtgatcacgggtatatagttacatacatattatatgatacatgtggtgactaaagtcgggtcggctcatagagtacccgcaagtgattccaatgtgggggctgaaaggacaggtggttccatcccggtagtggtgggcctgggttcccgatggtccccgactgttactttgtggcggagcgacagggcaggttgagacaacctaggtgagaggtgggcctggcccaggtcggcgtccgtggttacatcaaataacacgcttaacgagatcttggtatttgatctgagtctggccactggcctatacgcactaaccaactacgcgggaacagttatgggcactcgacgtcgtggtatcagccgaagccttcttgacgtcagcgactgagcggcgcgcgctggattggactggaacgcctgctcttgtattagggaggctaggtctgcttaccggccgcgtacgcaacgtgcaggtgtgcaatgggcgatgggcccagacccctgcgcgcataggatttagaccggcgtgctgacctctctgttgtgcctaggtagggctgcgacgtgttgatcttccaaggccgggcatgacccaggaaagtgtgtccggccagagggatcgagcgtgttgggttatgtggtgcaccccctgCAGGggagtttatctattcgaatagccgtgtccctcgataaaaggacgacccggagttgtaccttgaccttatgacaactagaatcaaatacttaataaaacacaccctttcaagtgccagatacaacccggtgatcgctctctaatagggcaacaaggagaggatcgccgggtaagATTATGTTATGCGAtcatacttggttaacttaccatctactctcttctactgcttcaagatggaggctgccagaagcgtagtcttcgataggactagctatccccctcttattctggcattctgcagttcagtccacagataatacccatttcattgataccaatgcatatgtagtgtagatccttgcttgcgagtactttggatgagtactcacagttgctttgctcccccttttccccctttcctttcttcttggttgtcgcaaccagatgctggagcccaggagccaaacgccaccgtcgacgacgactcctactacactgcgggtacctactactacgtgcaggccgtcggcgacaaccaggagtagtttaggaggatccccggcaggaggcctgcgcctctttcgagcTATAGCccggtttgtgctagccatcttatggcaacttgtttaacttatgtttgtactcagatattgttgcttccgctgactcgtctatgatcgagctcttatattcaagccctcgaggcccctggcttgtaatatgatgcttgtgacttattttatttttagagttgtgttgtgatatcttcccgtgagtccctgatcttgatcgtacacgtttgcgtgtatgattagtgtacgattgaatcgggggcgtcacaattgaGCCTGAGTTTTTTTTTCATATTCTAGCCGGATTAATAGAAAACCGAACTGCATCGCCCACGGCAAATGACCCGAACAATCATAACTGGACATCCTCACCCGGAACCACATGAGAAGAAGGAAACCAGGCGAACCGACTAGACAATGTAAGCGCCAGGAAAGAGCACACGCCAGACGACCAGGCCGGAGGGGTCAATAGCCGGGAGAGATGACAAAGCATGCCATTCGTCAAGCCTTACCAATCAAAGTCTAGACAGACCTACCAAAACACCCCGTTCGACCAGACCGCAATGCTCAGAGTCGGGACCACATCCCAAACCATGCGCTACGACCAAGGTAGAAGAGGCTGAGCGTGTGGCTTATAGCTCATACGGCCGTACC
This region of Triticum aestivum cultivar Chinese Spring chromosome 2D, IWGSC CS RefSeq v2.1, whole genome shotgun sequence genomic DNA includes:
- the LOC123049335 gene encoding uncharacterized protein, which gives rise to MMDWAPVVVGVVLFVVLSPGLLFELPGTYGRIDFGGLRTTGKSIFVHTLVFFTIFAVIILGFEVHIYTGA